In Drosophila busckii strain San Diego stock center, stock number 13000-0081.31 chromosome 3R, ASM1175060v1, whole genome shotgun sequence, the sequence AGCGGTGCTGTTTCCCTTCAAACGAAAACTGGCTGAGCTGCTTAACAACTGGTTTCAGCGCTTAGAAGATAACGACTCGAATATTCTTGTGTCCATTTGCTTGGCACCACTGGAGGCCACTGAGCATTGTGGACGTTTGCTCATCAACTGGCTGTGCCATCACTGGCAACTATTGTTGGCCGGCTGCGGCGTAGCCGTTTGCATAAAGCTGTTGGTGCTGTATGCTCCAAAGGGCTTTCTGTTAGCGCTTTGGCACTGGGTTACATTCTCCCATGGACTATTTGTCAAGATTATCGGCTTTCTGAATGTATATATGGTAAGTttgtatttaacaaaataatgcaTCAAAATAACAGTAATTGTTTCTATTATTTAGCTTTTGGCCTTAATAGTCATCTACTTAAGCTCGGTGCACTTCTTTTGGAAGCCTGAAAAAAATGCACATTTCATCATTGCTGGCCAATTTATGTGGATTGCCATAGCTGGATTTCTGTGTAGTTTTCTAGGCGCGCTGCAAGTACCTGTATTTCTGCTGGTTATGGCTTATGTGATTGTCTCCACTGCGTATCACTTGCAAACAAACGAAGAGAACGAAACGGATACGTTTTTGGAACGCTTTCGCAAGTTATTCGATAGGCATGATTTTGAAAAATccttaagcaatttaagcataattaaCAAAGCTGGCGGTGAGCATATGCTGCAATCAGATGTGGAGGATATTTCCTTAAGCGACACCGTCAACTCGGAGGAAGATACATTCGATGCGAAACCAGCCACTACGGATGATGACGGCCATCAAAGCGACACTTACTTCAAGCTGCTCTTCTATGCCTGCCTGGCCACATTCTTGTATCGCAACATTTGGCTCTTTATATTGGCAGCAGTGCCagtatttttgcatttactttacACCATCTGCAGCTATACGGGCATAACACAGTTCATCTGTTGCAAATTGGACGATGGCTATCAAACACTAAAGGTAATTTACATAGTTCATTTAGAccaattttttaagtttatttatctTTTCTAGGCCTGGGCATTGGAGCATCATTCGGCTGTGTTGCCGCTGTGTTTACCAGGCGTGTTAGAGCTCAACTacaaaatcaattgcattgtGCGCAATTCGTTAAAATCATGCGTAGAGTCTGTCACCTCCATACTTATGATCATACTCATGCTGCTCATTATCATATTTCTGGGTGTTTTCTTTTGTGTAAACATCTATTCAGAGACTGTGGAAGTGGCGTACTTGGGCAAAGATCTAATTAACAAGACAATCACAGATCGTCCAGAGCTAATTGATATTTTGCCCGCCAATATACAAGCGTCCATTGATGATGCGCTCGACAATGCGCATCATTATGGTCGACGCAAAATTGAAACTTACATTGATGATTGGCTGGCGGAGGCAGACAAAGTGCATGCCACAAAGCTGAAGGAACAAATTCTAGATGTTTGGGATAGGCTTATACAGTACTGGATTGATTTTAACAAGGCTGGCAGTTCCTATGGACCACGTGTTCCCACAGATGCTCTAAAGAGCACATTTGGTGAGATTGTTGATAATCCTGGTAAGTACAAATACCAAATGCTTGGTTTCTCTTTcttttatgttgcttttttcATTTGTCCCATGTGACTTTAACTTTTGagcttttggttttgttgacTTAGTTGagtgcatttgctttttattttttgcctaATACCCCATTTAACAATATGTACTCATAGTACATATGTAATGTATGCGTCAAACTCTAATAACCTCATTACATGTTGCATTTGCTAACCCATGGCCGTTTATTTTAACAAAGGACATTTTAAAGAGCTAGTTTTAGTGGCAAAACAGGGCATCATTGGCTGGGCCCAAAGCAATACACAGACTATTCTTGAGGTGGCCGAATCTCTTTGGCATATCATACGTACCAATCTCTCCATGATAATGGGCGTAACGGGCGAAAttctctctctgctgctgtcggGTGGACAAGCTTGTATAGAGTTTATACTGGAAATGGTAAGTATAGTAATCTATAAAGCTATTTTTGTCAAATCAATTCTGTTTATCAACAGATTGTATTCTTTACGGCCTTGTTCTACCTGCTATCCAGCAGTCAGGAGAAATATGCACCACTGCAGATTACCAAGTATATGGGCTATTCTACCTCAGGCACTAAGATAGCCGATGCGCTGGAGAATTCAATAACTGTAGTGCTGGTGTCGATGTTTAAATGCTCCATATTCACGGGACTCTTTACCTGGCTGGTGCATACGGTGTTTGGTGCGCGTATTGTATTCTTGCCCTCTGCATTGGCTGCAATGCTAGCGGCGGCGCCATTCTTGGGTAGCTATTGGTGTGCTGTGCCTGCGTTCCTAGAGCTTTGGCTGGCGCAGGATCGTTTCTATGCTGGGCTAATATTGTTCCTGCTGCAATTTATGGTGCCCTCCTCGTTTGAAACCGCCATATATGCGGATCTTAAGGGGTAagtaattgtattttaaaatatatatatatttatattcttttttgcattatttttagcagTGGACATCCATATCTGAATGGTCTAGCTATAGCAGGCGGCATGTATTGGATTGGTTGGCAGGGCGCCATATTCGGTCCACTTATGCTCTGCTTCTTCATTGGTATTTTTGAGGTGGCAACTTTGGCCATGCGCACCAGTTCAGATCCCAGGTATGTTTGGGCCTAATTTCCTTGCATgcaagttatatattttatttacaaaactaACTGCCGCTCCAGGATCTAAGTGagttttctttgtttaaatttttatttagctttgtAGCGTGTTTGCTTGGCATTCCTAATGAATTAAACACTAACAATCAAACTTTTGTCTCTTGCAGACGTAGCTCTGATGAGGAAACACGCACTACGTGAGTCAAACGCATGGCGTTACTGGAACCTCGAATTTCTCTTTTAATACTCGAACTACAAAACTAACAAACTACACTGcgtatatttgttatatgtaacatagttttgtttatatttgttaccTCAacgcttgtttttatttatttaacaaaaattgaatGTATGCAACAGTTTGCTTCCGTTAAAAGCATTTCAATATGTCGACGAACTACCTTAACTTTCCTTAAGGCATAAACCCTTGCTAAAACTATAAGTCCAACatatttgtacatacatatatttatcaaGAAATATACAGTTTTAGATTATTAATAGTTTAGCAAGGGTAGTAATGCTTCGTTCTTTCGTAGTCAGTCCAAACCGTATACCTCTATATGTAGAAATTCGTATATAGTACATAAGTTTGCTTTGAAAGCTTGTGTCCATAACCGTAAACCGGTTTTATTCCATATAATACTAATCTTGTGTGATTTGTTTAAGTTCCAAAGCATTGTTTCGAATAAATATTAGTACTAACGTTCATTTAAATATCTTAAAGTGCATTTTGAAAACCTAGCAGCTATATTTCCAGTGAAAACCCAACTGCAGCCAATCAAAAAATTCAGCATTTAAATAGTATAAaggaaaatgaaaacgaaaagaaCTCAAAGGTTATTATACTGAATGAAGCGGCGGCCACACCCGTGGGTGTGGAAAAGCGTTTGGGAAAACCTGTTCAACTGAAAATTGTTACCAAAACTATACAGTTGATGGAGCCACAAAAAACCTGTTGATgctatgaaaatatataactgtGCTTTTATTACATAACATAAGTATacaaaattctttttgtttgtaaaacCTTAGCTTAGTTAGTGTATTGATTTTTGAACGTAAACTCAGGATGACGCTCCacgctaaaataaattatattataattatattgaaCTGACAATAGTAGTGACTTCAACTTACCCGTGGAAAAATGCAAAGTCACATATGCGTATATTCTTATCCAGCGCACAGAGCTTTGCCACCTCATCAGCGCTTAGCTGAAAATCAAAGACATCCAGGTTTTGTTTGAGTCGTGCTGCATTGGTGCTCTTTGGAATAGCCACAACTCCCGTGTCAATAATCCAACGTATCAGCACCTGAGCTGGCGTCTTGCCATGCGCAACTGCAATATCCTTAACCTCTGGTATGTCCATCAAATCGGGTAGATCGCGCTTTAGGCCAGCTTGGGCATTAAACTTGGCAATACCCTTTGAACCCAGTGGCGAGTAGGCTGTGACAACTACATTGTTAGCCTGGCAGAAATCAATGAGATCGCGTTGTTGCAAATACACATGATGCTCAACCTGATTGTTGGCTGGTGGAATTTTACAGTTTTTCAATAGACGCTCCACTTGTTCCTTGCTGAAATTCGAGACACCGATAGACTTGGTCAAGCCCTGTGCTACCAGCTTTTCCATTTCCAGCCAGGTGGCAGCGAGATTGGTAGATTTATCCACCTCCATGAGTCCCTCTTCGTCCATTTTAAAGCTGCCATCGGGATTAATGCAAATGGTGAATGGTGTGTGTATGAGATACATGTCCACATAGTCTAACTGCAGATCGGCCAATGATTTCTTAATCGTTGGTTCGACCTCATGTGGACGATTAGCTGCAgcgaattattattattaatagttaattttaaaagatttCATCCCTTACAAATGGGTGGCAGTTTGGTCACAATGTACAGCTCCTCTCGCTTGATTTTGCCCGCATCCAGCCAACGCTTCAGCACACGCCCAATAGCTTGTTCATTCCCATAAACAGGGGCGGTGTCTATATGACGATACCCCGCCTCCAGTGCACTATCTATTGCGGTTTCGATTTCTTCATCAGATGCCTATGTAAAATGAGATTGCGGTTAAATAAAGTTcttgtatttgcatttttcgtTCAAGTAAGTAAAGAGAAAATCAAGCTAAACAAAGATTCAACTGTTGGCTTAAAAACCAGTTCGTACTAAAACATTTGTGGGTCAACGTtcctacatttatttatgtcaaGAGCTAAGTGCAGTgacttgctttatttttaactgcTATCTGTACTatcattttaaatgtattttatatttaactttgtCAGGATTTAAGTGCTAATGACgcaatgcataatttttttaagtattaaattCTGGCACATCTTATCAAATTATCATCAATCAGaattatatagtatacaaCTTATGTtttaatgtacatacatgcatatactaACAAAATACGaagcacatatacatatagaatCATTAATTATTACATGCTTTCATACATAGTATatgattatttataaaaatatatgtatatgcatgttaATTATTGGGAATCAATTGTTAACATATTTACCTGCCAAGTGCCAATGCCAATGATGGGCATTTTCTCGTCATTGCTTAGAGTCACGAATTTATTGCACGCCATCATTaaagttttgtatttaagAATTTCAGACTTGTTGAATTCACTCtttaaactcaaataaaaagcGCAACGACAACCGTTTTGACTGAGAGCTTTAAAGGGAATGAATGCCGGACTTTTTGTGAGACACAAATACATGTAcgctttatgtgtgtgtaagtataTGAGAGAAGTACATGAGCGTAGTCAGACAATTTCCCTCAAGTCTGAGAGCTGTTGAAGACCGCGGGAAATTTTGAATACTGCGCAAAGCGGAGATGCTGGATTTGTTTcaaattgtatatacatacatatttatatttttaatatgaataatGAGAGATGCAACAGTAGTGTGACCTGGGAGTGCCCTGGAAACAAAAAActctgttattttttatatgcatttattttaaattgtaacaCACTGCTATGATAAACTTTAAGTGTTGGTTAACAAGAGACAGCACAGTGTCATCCAGGCGGCTTTTAAAACCAACTAATAGGCGCTTTGATTTtgtaagtttataaatataaataaatgttgttatttCAAGGCTTTggtgctaaaatttaaataactataTGCGTTGCCGAATACTTGCGGATAATGTCAATTTTGTGCGTAGTTACTAAGAAGAATCAACAGGTTGCTTACCCACACGTGCTTAAAACGCGAGACAAATCGCATGCTCTCtgactctctcgctctttgctgCGCGCGCTGCGTGTGTAACAAAATAACTTccagtttaataaattgaaaaattatattaaattaaagttaaatatgcTGCGCAAAGTCCCGCTAATTGTGATATTGGGCTCAACGGGCACGGGGAAGACCAAATTATCACTTGAGCTGGCAGAGCGCTTTGGCGGTGAGATAATCAGCGCTGATTCTATGCAAGTGTACACCAAACTGGACATAGCTACAGCTAAGGCAACGAAGGAGGAACAATCACGTGTACGACATCATTTGCTGGATGTGGTGACACCTGCCGAACCGTTTACAGTGACACATTTTCGCAATGCAGCGCTACCCATCATCGaggagctgctggccaagtcCAAGCCGCCGATTGTTGTCGGTGGTACCAACTATTACATAGAGTCATTGTTGTGGGATATTTTGGTGGAAACAAAGCAACTGCAGGCGGACGCAAGCGAAAATGCAGAACATTTAACAGCAGAGCTCATGACTGCAATGACAACAGCTGAGCTACATGAGTATTTGAACAAAATAGATGCCAACAGTGCAATACGCATGCATCCCAACAACAGGCGCAAGATTAAGCGTGCTATTGAAGTTTACCAAAGCACAGGACAAACGCTGACTGACAAGCTGGCGGAGCAACGACAGCAACCAGGCGGCAATCGTCTGGGCGGACCACTACGCTATCCACATATCATATTGTTGTGGCTGCGCTGTCAGCAGGAGGTGCTCAATGAGCGACTGGACAAACGTGTGGATGCCATGCTGCAGCAGGGTCTGCTTCAGGAGCTGCGTCAGTTCCACAATTGCTACGCTGGAGATAAAACGGAGGAGTTTACCAAGGGCGTGCTGCAGACCATAGGCTACAAGGAGTTTGTTCCGTACTTGATGAAGTACGACGCGCAGCACGATGAACGCGTGGTGGCGTATTTAAGCGAGAACAACTATGAGCTGCCTACACAGGAGCAGCTGTCTGAGCTAGAGATAGTGCTAGCAAACTTGGCCGAAAGTTTGCAACTGCTAAGCAAGTGTTGTGAGCAGCTAAAGCTGGTGACGCGTCGCTACTCCAAGAAGCAGCTCAAGTGGATAAACAATCGCTTTTTGGCCAGCGCTCAACGTCAAGTGCCAGATCTCTACGAGCTGGACACCAGCAATGTGAGCGATTGGCATGAGGCGGTATTCAAACGGGCCGAATGCATTATAGACAGCTATAGACAGCATCAAATCTGCGAGATAATGCCGATGGCGAAACGTGTGCATCCCGGTGGTGAACTCAATGAGGAAACAAGCAATTTTTGCAGCATCTGTGAACGTCACTTTGTGGGCGAGTTCCAATGGGGGCTGCATCTCAagtcaaacaaacataaacgACGTCGCGAGTCGCAGCGACGCGAGCAGCAGCGGGCAGCGAacgctgaagctgaagcttgaGCTGCTGATAAGCGGCTGTAAAATGAGATGGAATCAGTTCAgtttagtaataaataatgtttacgTACATAAACCTTTAATGtgatatgtatttatttttgctttatttgctgaTGCAAGCGCATCAGATAACATAAATACAGTGGCGTAGTCAAGCAGGGATTGCATGATTAAGTCTGGCTAATACCAAGCAAACATTTAGTTACATCAATTAATAAGTTCATGTGTAAAGTTATAAACTAATGATATACTTAGAGTAGTATTCAATGCTAAGTACGCCCTTGTGCATCTCCCTTACTGCTGTCTTCGTCATGGACTTTATCAGTGCAACCACAGCCTACACGGCAGGGGTCGTTGCCTAGCGCGAAAAAGCGAAAACATGTTTATTGCAATCTTTAGCCCACGTCTGGCAACTGAGCTTGTTTCAtcattcatttgcatttcagttGTCGCTTGCAGCACTACACGCAACTCCCAGCAGCAATTACAGCCATGGCCAGCAAGAAAATAGGTAAGCTTAACCTCAAAACTGAAAAGGGAGCCTTAATTTAAAACTCACCcactttgcttgcagctctACTCAGCGTTTCGGATAAGACAGGTCTACTGGACTTGGGCAAGCGTCTGGCTGCCCTAGGCTTTGAGCTGGTTGCCAGCGGTGGCACGGCCACAGCGCTACGCGCCGCAGGACTGGCTGTCAAGGATGTGTCGGACATCACTGGCGCACCAGAGATGCTGGGTGGACGTGTCAAGACGCTGCATCCAGCTGTGCATGCCGGCATACTCTCGCGCACCACTCCCAGCGATCTGGCGGacatgaagcagcagcaatatgaGCTTATACAGCTGGTCGTCTGCAATCTGTATCCATTCAGCAGCACCATAGCCAAGCCGGATGTCACCTTGGCCGATGCAGTGGAGAATATTGATATTGGTGGTGTTACCTTGCTGCGTGCAGCGGCCAAGAATCATCAGCGTGTAACCGTTGTCTGCGAGGCTGTGGATTACGAACGCGTACTGGCGGAACTTGCGGCCAAGGGTGAGACCACGCTGGAGACTCGACAGGCGCTTGCTCTTAAGGCCTTTACGCACACGGCCAGCTATGATGACGCCATCTCTGATTACTTTAGAAAGCAATATGGCAGTGGTGtttcgcagctgcagctgcgctatGGCATGAATCCCCATCAGAAGCCAGCACAGCTGTATACACAGTTGGCGCAGATGCCGCTGTGTGTGGTGAATGGTTCGCCTGGTTTTATTAATCTCTGCGACGCGCTTAACGGTTGGCAGCTGGTGCGTGAGCTGAAGCAGGCGCTCAAGCTGCCGGCGGCCACAAGCTTTAAGCATGTCTCGCCTGCCGGCGCTGCTGTGGGCGTTGCGCTTAACCCAGCCCAGGCCAAGCTCTGTATGGTGGACGatctgtatgagcaactgaCGCCGCTGGCTACGGCCTATGCGCGCGCACGTGGCGCTGATCGCATGAGCAGCTTTGGTGACTTTGTGGCGTTGTCGGATGTGTGCGATGTGGTGACCGCTAAGATTATATCGCGTGAGGTATCCGATGGTATTATTGCTGCAGGCTATACGCCCGAAGCGCTGGAGATTctcaagaagaagaagaatggCAGCTACTGCATTTTGCAGGTGAGAACTTCGCCTTTAAGACTCCGTCGAGTTTTGCATTAACATACTATACATTTGATAGATGGATGCCAACTATGAGCCCAGCGCCATAGAGCGCAAGACTATTTTCGGTCTAACATTGGAGCAGAAGCGCAATGATGCTGTCATTGATGCTCAGCTGTTCAAGAATGTGGTCAGCAAGCTGCAATCCATGCCAGAGGCTGCAGTTCGTGATCTAATTGTGGCCACCATAGCCTTGAAGTACACGCAAAGCAATTCGGTTTGCTATGCGCGCGATGGACAGGTCATTGGCATTGGTGCGGGTCAGCAGTCGCGCATACACTGCACGCGCTTGGCGGGCGAGAAGGCAGACAACTGGTGGCTGCGTCAGCATCCCAGCGTAGCGGGCATGAAGTTCAAGGCGGGCGTTAAGCGCGCTGAGATCTCCAATGCCATTGATAACTATGTGAACGGCACTGTAGGCAAGGATATGCCAATGACACAGTTCCAGAGCATGTTCGACAAGGCGCCAGAGCAGCTGACCACggagcaaaagcagcaatggCTAAAGCAGCTGAAGGGCGTGGCCCTAGGCTCTGATGCATTCTTCCCCTTCCGCGATAACATTGATCGCGCCAGTTTGGTAATCAAACAgtgcaacatttaattgaaattattattaacttggcttttggcttttgcttgcAGAGCGGCGTCTCCTATATTGCCAGTCCAGCGGGCTCGACAAATGATGCGGGCGTCATTGCTGCTTGCGATGAACATGGCATCATTATGGCTCACACCAATCTGCGTCTCTTCCATCATTAAATCTGCTATCGAAACCTGCACATATCattaacaactgcaactgcattcCTTATATACAATAAAGATAGTATCACTCCCTTGCCTTAGTTAAACAACCGTTGCTTGTACtaattgctattttatttaatcaaatttagttGCTAGCTAATGTACAATGTTGCTGCGTCCCATTGCCGTGCAGCGTCGTCTAGTAGCGTCGGCTGCGTCGCTTGCGGCAGGCGCCGCGACAATTGCACACA encodes:
- the LOC108603256 gene encoding transmembrane protein 245 isoform X1, which encodes MNRSDSIPIRRDRSFDSVLNRLLRMRSQNHESFRAAMYNFLIAAGIAAFVAVCFILGPFVRPLLWAFLMGAVLFPFKRKLAELLNNWFQRLEDNDSNILVSICLAPLEATEHCGRLLINWLCHHWQLLLAGCGVAVCIKLLVLYAPKGFLLALWHWVTFSHGLFVKIIGFLNVYMLLALIVIYLSSVHFFWKPEKNAHFIIAGQFMWIAIAGFLCSFLGALQVPVFLLVMAYVIVSTAYHLQTNEENETDTFLERFRKLFDRHDFEKSLSNLSIINKAGGEHMLQSDVEDISLSDTVNSEEDTFDAKPATTDDDGHQSDTYFKLLFYACLATFLYRNIWLFILAAVPVFLHLLYTICSYTGITQFICCKLDDGYQTLKAWALEHHSAVLPLCLPGVLELNYKINCIVRNSLKSCVESVTSILMIILMLLIIIFLGVFFCVNIYSETVEVAYLGKDLINKTITDRPELIDILPANIQASIDDALDNAHHYGRRKIETYIDDWLAEADKVHATKLKEQILDVWDRLIQYWIDFNKAGSSYGPRVPTDALKSTFGEIVDNPGHFKELVLVAKQGIIGWAQSNTQTILEVAESLWHIIRTNLSMIMGVTGEILSLLLSGGQACIEFILEMIVFFTALFYLLSSSQEKYAPLQITKYMGYSTSGTKIADALENSITVVLVSMFKCSIFTGLFTWLVHTVFGARIVFLPSALAAMLAAAPFLGSYWCAVPAFLELWLAQDRFYAGLILFLLQFMVPSSFETAIYADLKGSGHPYLNGLAIAGGMYWIGWQGAIFGPLMLCFFIGIFEVATLAMRTSSDPRRSSDEETRTTENPTAANQKIQHLNSIKENENEKNSKVIILNEAAATPVGVEKRLGKPVQLKIVTKTIQLMEPQKTC
- the LOC108603256 gene encoding transmembrane protein 245 isoform X6; translated protein: MNRSDSIPIRRDRSFDSVLNRLLRMRSQNHESFRAAMYNFLIAAGIAAFVAVCFILGPFVRPLLWAFLMGAVLFPFKRKLAELLNNWFQRLEDNDSNILVSICLAPLEATEHCGRLLINWLCHHWQLLLAGCGVAVCIKLLVLYAPKGFLLALWHWVTFSHGLFVKIIGFLNVYMLLALIVIYLSSVHFFWKPEKNAHFIIAGQFMWIAIAGFLCSFLGALQVPVFLLVMAYVIVSTAYHLQTNEENETDTFLERFRKLFDRHDFEKSLSNLSIINKAGGEHMLQSDVEDISLSDTVNSEEDTFDAKPATTDDDGHQSDTYFKLLFYACLATFLYRNIWLFILAAVPVFLHLLYTICSYTGITQFICCKLDDGYQTLKAWALEHHSAVLPLCLPGVLELNYKINCIVRNSLKSCVESVTSILMIILMLLIIIFLGVFFCVNIYSETVEVAYLGKDLINKTITDRPELIDILPANIQASIDDALDNAHHYGRRKIETYIDDWLAEADKVHATKLKEQILDVWDRLIQYWIDFNKAGSSYGPRVPTDALKSTFGEIVDNPVAKQGIIGWAQSNTQTILEVAESLWHIIRTNLSMIMGVTGEILSLLLSGGQACIEFILEMIVFFTALFYLLSSSQEKYAPLQITKYMGYSTSGTKIADALENSITVVLVSMFKCSIFTGLFTWLVHTVFGARIVFLPSALAAMLAAAPFLGSYWCAVPAFLELWLAQDRFYAGLILFLLQFMVPSSFETAIYADLKGGHPYLNGLAIAGGMYWIGWQGAIFGPLMLCFFIGIFEVATLAMRTSSDPRRSSDEETRTTENPTAANQKIQHLNSIKENENEKNSKVIILNEAAATPVGVEKRLGKPVQLKIVTKTIQLMEPQKTC
- the LOC108603256 gene encoding transmembrane protein 245 isoform X7, producing the protein MNRSDSIPIRRDRSFDSVLNRLLRMRSQNHESFRAAMYNFLIAAGIAAFVAVCFILGPFVRPLLWAFLMGAVLFPFKRKLAELLNNWFQRLEDNDSNILVSICLAPLEATEHCGRLLINWLCHHWQLLLAGCGVAVCIKLLVLYAPKGFLLALWHWVTFSHGLFVKIIGFLNVYMLLALIVIYLSSVHFFWKPEKNAHFIIAGQFMWIAIAGFLCSFLGALQVPVFLLVMAYVIVSTAYHLQTNEENETDTFLERFRKLFDRHDFEKSLSNLSIINKAGGEHMLQSDVEDISLSDTVNSEEDTFDAKPATTDDDGHQSDTYFKLLFYACLATFLYRNIWLFILAAVPVFLHLLYTICSYTGITQFICCKLDDGYQTLKAWALEHHSAVLPLCLPGVLELNYKINCIVRNSLKSCVESVTSILMIILMLLIIIFLGVFFCVNIYSETVEVAYLGKDLINKTITDRPELIDILPANIQASIDDALDNAHHYGRRKIETYIDDWLAEADKVHATKLKEQILDVWDRLIQYWIDFNKAGSSYGPRVPTDALKSTFGEIVDNPGHFKELVLVAKQGIIGWAQSNTQTILEVAESLWHIIRTNLSMIMGVTGEILSLLLSGGQACIEFILEMIVFFTALFYLLSSSQEKYAPLQITKYMGYSTSGTKIADALENSITVVLVSMFKCSIFTGLFTWLVHTVFGARIVFLPSALAAMLAAAPFLGSYWCAVPAFLELWLAQDRFYAGLILFLLQFMVPSSFETAIYADLKGGHPYLNGLAIAGGMYWIGWQGAIFGPLMLCFFIGIFEVATLAMRTSSDPRRSSDEETRTT